The region TTAATAATCTAAAAGAGGATGATCCCGAAAACTATCCCGGTGGGGAAAATGAGCGTTGGCTTGAGATTTGGAACATTGTATTTTCACAATTTAATCATGAACCCGATGGAAGTTATCAACCATTACCACATAAAAACATTGATACTGGTATGGGTCTAGAGCGAGTTGTTTCAGTGTTTCAAGATGCACCAACTAATTTTGAAACGGATCTATTTTTACCAATTATTCACAAAACAGAACAGTTAAGTGGGAAAAAATATGGAGATAGTAAAGAGCAAGATGTTTCATTCAAAGTAATTGCTGATCATGCTCGTGCTATTACTTTTGCAATTGGCGATGGTGCAATCCCATCTAATGAAGGACGTGGATACGTTATCCGCCGTTTAATTCGTCGTGCGGTTATGCATGGAAAGAAATTAGGTATTGATGAAGCCTTTTTATTCAAATTAGTACCAGTTGTCGGCGATATTATGAAGGACTATTACCCCGAGGTGCTTGGTGAAAAAGAATATATTTCAAAGGTTGTTAAGTCTGAAGAGGATCGTTTTAATGAAACCTTAACAGACGGTATTCAATTATTGAATAATTTAATTGAAAAAGCCAAAGCCGACAGTTCAAATCAGATTTCTGGTAAGGATGCTTTTAAGCTTTTTGATACTTACGGTTTCCCCTTAGAATTGGCTAAAGAGTATGCCGACGATGAGAATGTTAACATCAATGAAGAGGAATTTGAAAATGAGATGCAACAACAAAAAAATCGTGCACGCTCGGCGCGATCAACCTCTGTATCAATGGGAGTACAGTCTGAATTATTGACAGATCTTAAAACCGAAAGTAAATATGTAGGTTATACGGATTTAAATGTTGATGGTGCCGTTCTTAAAGATATTATTCAAAATGATCAATTGGTAGATAAGGTTGAAACAGGTTCAGCACAGGTTATTTTTGATGTAACGCCATTTTACGCTGAAATGGGTGGTCAGGTTGCAGATGTCGGCGAAATTAAAAACAGCGATGGTGAAGTAGTTGCAGAGGTTGAAGACGTACAACATGCCCCTAATGGCCAAAATTTACACACAATTAAGGTCTTACAAACAATGAGTAAAGAAGAATCTTATAATTTGGAAGTTAACCGAGTATTCCATTTGAAAGTTGAGAAAAATCATACTGCGACACATCTTTTAGATCAATCATTGCGTAACGTTTTAGGAGATCACACTCAACAGGCAGGATCTTTGGTTGAACCTGGGTATTTGCGCTTTGACTTTACTCACTTTGGTCAAGTTACTAATGAGGATCTTGCCAAGGTTGAAAAAATGGTTAACGATAAAATCTATGAAGAAATTCAGGTTTCAACTGTCGAAACAGATCTTGAAAGTGCTAAAAAAATGGGGGCAATTGCCCTATTTAGTGAAAAGTATGGAAAAAGGGTTCGAGTTGTGAGCATTGGTGATTTTTCGATTGAATTTTGTGGTGGTACCCATGTGAAGAATACAAATGAAATTGGTTTATTTAAGATTGTTTCGGAATCTGGAGTGGGTGCTGGTGTTAGAAGAATCGAAGCAGTGACTTCGCAAGCAGCTTTCGAGTTCTTAACCTCCGAAGAAAACACTTTGAAGGAAACAGCTGGATTGTTGCGCGCTCCACAACTAAAAGATGTTCCTTCTAAAGTTGAACAGTTACAGAATTCGGTAAAAGATTTATCGCAACAAGTTCAAAAATTAGAAAATAAAGTTGCCTCAGAGCAGGCTGCAGATATTTTTAATAATGTTGAAACAATTGGTAACATCAAGGTTATTGCTGCAGAAGTTCAAGTTTCGGGTATGGAGCAGTTAAGGCAAATGGCTGATGATTGGAAGAACAAACAGTTATCGGATGTTTTAGTGTTAGGTGCCCAAGTTGGAGAAAAAGCTAATTTACTTGTTTCAGTTAGTGAGCAACAAGTTAAAAACGGAATTAAAGCTGGCGATATTATTAAACAAATTGCACCTAAGATCAACGGTGGTGGTGGTGGTCGTCCAAACATGGCCCAGGCCGGTGGATCAAACCCAGCAGGAATCCCAAATGCTTTGAAAATGTTACAAGAAGTTCTTGCCAATTAGTTGAGTATATTCGTTGTGCTTTATTTAAAAATAAAGTAGAATTACTATTAGTATGGAATAGGAGGTGCCAATAATGGGAAAACTCGATGAAACAATGTTTTTTGATTTTGGTAATAGTCAGTCTGAAGATGTCCGTGAGACTTTAAAAACTGTGTACGATGCCCTTGCAGAGAAGGGATATAATCCAATTGACCAAATTGTTGGATATCTGATTTCTGGTGATCCAGCATATATTCCCCGGCTAAATGATGCACGAAACTTAATTCGAAAACATCAACGTGATGAGATTATAGAAGAATTGGTGCGTTTCTACCTAGCAGATCAAGCAAAAGATACAGATAAGGACCAAAAGTAATGCGGTTAATGGGATTAGACGTAGGATCAAGAACAGTTGGAATTGCAGTGAGTGACCAACTAGGTTGGACTGCCCAAGGAGTTGAAATCATCCGAATTAATGAGGATGAACAAAAATTTGGAATTGAACGTTTGAAGGAATTAGTTAATCAGTATGAAGTCGCTGGTTTTGTAATTGGACTTCCAAAGAATATGAATAATTCTGAGGGACCCAGAGCAGAGGCTGCTCGTGATTATGGAAAATTAGTGACGGATACATTCGGTCTTCCAATTGATTTTCAAGATGAACGTTTAACAACTGTTGAAGCTGAACGAATGTTGGTTGAGCAGGCAGATACATCGCGATCAAAACGCAAAAAAGTAATTGATAAGTTAGCAGCTAGTTTAATTCTAGAAAACTACTTAGGTCGTCAAGGCAAGTTGCTTACTCAATTGAAATGAGGAATGTCAGATGAATAACAATGAGAATGAAGAAGAACAACAAATTACCTTAGTGGATGATCATGGTAACGAAGAATTGTATAACGTATTGTTTACGTTTGACTCTGAAGACTACGGTCGGTCATACGTACTTCTATATCCTTCAGAGTCAGCTGAAGATGAAGAAGTGGACATCCAGGCTTACGCGTTCACTCCCGATGAGAATCAGGACCTGGGTGAGGGTGAGTTAATTCCCATTGAATCAGATGACGAATGGGATATGGTTGAGGAAGTATTGAATACTTTTCTTGGTGATCAGGATGAAGACAACCAGTAGGTTGATGCATTCTGGAGTTGAAAACCGTATGAAATAATTGTTCGGATAAAAGAAGGGCTGCAGCAAAACATTGTTTTGTCACAGTCCTCTTTTGCTATAATAATTGATAGGAAAAAATATGAATAATAAAATTTTAAAAACTTTAGAGTATTCAAAAATTAAAAGTGAAATAAATGAATTTATAGGAACAGCAAGTGGTAGAACAGAATTAAACGAAATGGTTCCTGCAGTTGAGCACAGTCTGGTTCAAAACGCGCTTACAGAGACATTGGACGCGGTTAATATCAATCGTGTTAAGGGAGGAATTCCGGTTCCACGGTTAGCAGATATTTCAGAAGCATTGAAACGTCTCAAGATTGATGCCGTTCTAAATGGACAGGAGTTATCCCAAATTGGTAATGTGCTACGTACGACCCGAAATGTCACTGATTTTTTTAGTGATTTGGAAAATGATGACCAACTGGACATGAGAATTTTGGATCAAACCTCTCAAGAGTTAGTGACTGTTCCAGATGTTGAACAAAGGCTTTCAAGATCACTTGAAGGAAACGGACATTTAACTAATGCAGCATCGCCTGATTTAGCATATTTACGGAGTACCATTACCAGAATTGAAAATGAAATTCGACAAAAAATGGAAAAATTAACCCGCGGGAATAACGCTAAGTATTTGAGTGAACCGATTGTGACAATTCGTAATGAACGTTTCGTATTACCGGTTAAAACAGAATACCGTAGTAAGCTAGGCGGGGTTGTTCATGACCAAAGTGCTTCTGGTCAAACTCTGTATATTGAACCGGAAGCAGTAGTTGAGCTGAATAACGATTTGAGGCAGAATCAAGTGGCAGTCGTCCATGAGGAACAGCGAATTTTTCAAGAATTATCAGAGCTAGTTGCGCCTCATCGAGATACTTTAAAGCAAAATGATCATATCTTAGGACATTTTGATCTTCTAAATGCTAAGGCACGTTACGCTGCTAAAATCAAGGCGACAGAGCCCAAAATTTCTGAAGATAATCAAATTAATTTAAGAAAAGCACGCCATCCGTTGATTGATCCTAAAAGGGTTGTTGGCAATGATATTCGACTTGGAAAAGATTTTAAAACACTGATTATTACTGGGCCGAATACGGGGGGAAAGACAATTTCTTTAAAGACGGTCGGATTACTTCAGCTAATGGGGCAATCAGGTATTTTTATTCCAGCCAACGAGAATAGTACGATTGGTATTTTTGATGAGATCTTTGCTGATATCGGAGATGAACAATCCATCGAACAGAATTTAAGTACTTTCTCGTCACACATGGATAATATTATTCATATTTTGGCACAAATCGATAATAATTCTCTAGTACTTTTTGATGAATTGGGCGCCGGAACGGATCCCAAAGAGGGTGCAGCACTAGCTATTGCAATCCTTGATGATGTACGTAATCACGCTTCTTTAGTCATGGCGACTACACATTATCCAGAACTTAAAACATATGGTTATGAACGTTCTGAAACAATTAATGCAAGTATGGAATTTAATGTTGAAACGTTAAAGCCTACTTACAAATTATTAATTGGAATTCCCGGTCAGAGTAATGCGTTCGATATTTCAAGTAGATTGGGCCTGGACAACCGGTTAATATCGCAGGCTCGTGATTTGGTTGACCAAGATAGCCAAGATCTAAATAATATGATTAAAGATTTGACAGATCGTCAGCGTAAGGTTGATAAGCTTTACGATCAATTGGATAATACGGTTGGACAAGCTTCAGGCTATCAAAAAACGATTGTTGACGAACTTAATACCTTGAACAATCGGCGTGCTCAACTTCTTGAACAGGCAAAGGAGGAAGCTAACCGAATTGTTGATAACAGTAAGTCAGAAGCAGATGGAATAATTAAACGACTAAGAAAAATGGAAAGCGCTGGAGTTGCCTTTAGAGAAAATGACTTAATTGAAGCTAAAAGTAATATTAATGCGCTTAGACAAGAATCCAACTTGAAACGTAATAAGGTATTACGTCGTGCTAAAAATAAGCAAACATTTCACGTTAATGATGAGGTCATTGTTTCCAGTTATGGACAACGTGGCGAACTACTCCGAAAAGTTGACGATAAACATTGGGAAGTTCAAATGGGAATCATTAAAATGAAAGTCTCAACAGATGAGATGGAAAAGGTGGATCCTGAAAAGAGCAAACCAGTCAGTCATCGCGCAAGCGTTCAAAGAACCGGGTCGGCAGGTATCAGGGCTACATTGGACTTGCGTGGGAAACGTTATGAAGAAGCTATGACCGAAACTGATCGTTATATTGATGCTGCCTTACTTGCAGGATATGACCAGGTGACAATTATTCATGGTAAAGGGACTGGTGCTTTAAGAACCGGAATTACGAAGTATTTACAGAGTAATCGCAGAATAAAGGGATTTGAGTATGCACCTGCCAACGCAGGCGGAAATGGTGCCACGATTGTTAAGTTAAAGTGATTTTAATTATTTTTAGTAAGCAAAATTGTTTTATTTATTGTCTGAAACTGATAAAATTTAGAATATCAAGAAGAAAGAGGCGATTTGAATGGTTGAAGCAGTTACTGATTCAAATTTTGATGAGAAGACTAAGGATGGCGTTACGCTAACTGATTTTTGGGCAACCTGGTGTGGTCCTTGTCGTATGCAATCTCCAGTTGTTGAGCAGTTGGCAGATGAGATGAGTGATAAAGTTTCGTTTAGTAAGATGGACGTTGATGAAAATCCTGAGACTGCTCGCAGCTTTGGTATTATGAGTATTCCAACCCTTCTTGTAAAAAAGGATGGAGCAGTTGTTGATACAATTGTGGGATATCATTCTAAAGAGCAGCTTGCAAAAATCTTGGACCAATATGTTCAAGAAGCGTAGGTTGTAAATTAATTAATATGAGGGCGGTAGTTGTTTGAACTACCGCTTTTTTGATACTCAAAACTTTAATTAGCCAGGAAGATCACTGTACTAAATAACCAAAAAGAGAATTTTTTGGTAAAATGAATGAATAAGGTTTGAATGGGGGTAGAGAGATGATTGAAAATCCAATTGGAATGATGGATTCAGGAGTCGGTGGTTTAACTGTCTTAAAGGTTGGAAAAAATATATTGCCAAATGAAGACTTTATCTATATTGGTGATGAAGCGCGAGTGCCTTATGGTCCACGCGAACCCCAGCAGGTTCTTCAGTTTACTAATCAAATGGCAGATTTTTTATTGAAGCAACAAGTAAAAGCAATTGTCATAGCCTGCAATACGGCATCAGCCGTTGGCGCTGATGAATTGGAGGAACAACTGGATATACCAGTGATCGGGATGATTAAGCCAGGAGCCACTTCTGCAGTTAATACAACCAAAAACGGACGGATTGGCATTATTGCAACAGAGGGAACTGTAAAGTCACATGTTTATACGAATATGATTTTAGAAAACAATTCAAGTTTGAGAGTTCAGGAACAGGCTTGTCAGGAGTTTGTGTCATTAGTCGAGAATAATGAGCTATCTGGTAGACGAGTTGAAAGTATTGTACATGATTCCTTGGCTAGCTTTAAAGAATCCGGAATTGATACCTTGGTATTGGGATGTACGCATTTCCCCTTATTAAGAGATGTTATTCAAGAAGAGGTTGGCTCTCAGGTTCAACTAGTCGATCCGGGTCTTGAAGCTATGAAAATTATGAGAAGTTACTTAGCCGAGGATGATGAATTACAAACTCAAAATGTAACTGCTAAGATTTCTTTGAATACGACGGCAAACCAAGTAAGTTTTACAAAAATTGCTGATCAGGTTATCTCAGGTAGTAAACAAATAAATACGGTTAAATTAGGTTAAAACAAATATGAAAAAATCGATTATAATTGCGTCAAATAATGCAGGAAAAGTACGTGAATTTAAAAATGCATTAACTAATTTTGAAATTAAATCACTTGGGGATATCGGAATTGAGTCAGAGGTTAAGGAAAACGGATTAACTTTTGAGGAAAATGCTAGATTAAAGGCAGATGCTTACAGTAAGTTAACTGGGTTGCCCGTAATTGCTGATGATTCAGGTTTACAGGTAGATGCTTTAAATGGTCGGCCGGGCGTTTTTTCTGCTCGTTATGCTGGAGATCATAATGACGCAGCTAATAATGCCAAAATACTGACAGAATTAGGAGGACTTCCATCAGAGAAGCGAAAAGCTACTTTTCATACGACCCTGATCTTTAAGACACCTGATGGGGAAGAAGTTATTGCAAATGGTGATTTAAAGGGACGGATTTTAAGTGTTCCTCGCGGGAAAAATGGGTTTGGCTATGATCCGTTATTTTTTGTTCCAACTTTGGGTAAATCACTGGCAGAGCTAACGGTTGACCAAAAGAATAAGATTAGTCATCGGGCCTTGGCTATTCAAGAATTGGTACCACTACTACAAAAATATCAATAAAAAATCAGTTTCAAGAGCAAGTTAACTTGCCCATGAAACTGATTTTTGGTTGCTTTATTGTATTTTGAAACTATTTATTACTTGCTAAGGACTGAAATTTGCTTTTCTCGCAATGCTTGTAATATTTTATCGAGAACCATTGTTTGCATAGCTGCCTGATAGCCGCGGGAAACCTTGAAGCTAACTTTAATACCAATTGAATGTGAATCATCATCATAAAATGGAGCCAATATAACAGGTTTAGATTTTATTTTTTCTTCTGTCTGATGTAGATGGCCAAGTGATTCACGTAAGGCAGTTTTGGCTATTTCTATGCTATCCAAATTTTCAATTAAGAAAAATACGGAAGTGCTTTGTGGACCTCTTGAGTGGTTGGAAATAGTAGTGATAGATCTATTCGGAATATAATGCACGGTTCCATCTGCATCCAAAAGTTGGATTGAGCGCAGCCCAATTGCAGTTACAGTTCCTTCAATAGTCATCATAGTGACATTATCGCCGACCCGCAACTGTCCCTCTAACAGAATGCTAACACCATTTATTAGATCAGAAACAAGCCCTTGTGCACCAAGCCCAATAGCGATACTGACAATACCGGCACCAGCAATCAGTGTACTAACTGGTACGCCAATATTTGATAGAATAAGATAAACATAGAAAAAAATAATGGAATATTTAAACACATTCATTGCCACGGTGAAAATAGTATCTCCACGAGCGTTACCACCGTTAATGGTACGATACTGCGCAAGTAATTTGTTTAAAATCGATTTTCCAATACGATTTAAGGCTAAAAAAATTATAGTAATTATTATTATTTGAAAAAGATGGGTGAGCAATAAGTCTCCAATATTTTTCCAATTTATTTTATTTAATTGATTTTGGATAGGTCCAAATTTTGCTAATAGATTTAAATTAAACATACTTTTCTCCTTTGAGCTTACTTTAATTTTATCACATAGTTTCCGTTGGTTTTCATTGCACTAAAACGTATTGAATGATATTCTTTAGACATATTAAATTAGAGGAGGGTCTGAAATGACTGGAGGCGGAATTGCAGCCATTATTGCTGCTGTCGCTCTACTAGTGTTAGTTCTATTCATTGGACTGGTACTGGTCAATGCGTCAAAAACTTTAGGTGAAATCAATAAAAGTTTGTCGGTTGTTACTCGGGATGTGGACTTGATTTCACACGAAGCGGAAGACATTATGGCGAACGCTAATGATTTACTAAAAGATGTGAATGGAAAGGTGGCAACAATTGATCCACTGTTTCAGGCAATTGCAGATCTAAGTGAATCAACATCTGATTTGAATAATGCTACCCGTAATCTTGCTGGTAAGGTTACGTCAACTGGAAAAAGTAAAAATACAGGTAAGGTAGCAACAGCGGTGAGCGTTGGTAAGAGTGCGGTAGACATGTATCGTAATCGTAAGGAAAAGAAAACTCAATCTAAATAAATTTGGAGGTATGTGTTATGGCTAAAGCAAGCTTTTTACTTGGTGCGATTGTTGGTGGAGCTGCAGCAGTTGCAGCAACCTTAAAACTAACGGGTGTTGAACCTGAAGAATTGAAGGGTGCAGTCGCCAATAAAATATCTGAATTTAAGGAACAATCGGATTTTGATCCAGAAAATTTAAAATCGCGTGCAGGATCCTCAGTTGAAGAATTACGTCAAAGAGGGATTGATCTAGCAAATCGAGCAAATCAGAAGTTTAACGGGGATATCGCTGAAGAAGAAAACATTGTGGTTGATAACACGAAACAATACGATCAACCAACTGAAGTATTTATGCCTCATAAGGAAAAATAAAACTCAAAAATAAATTAAGAAGGAACTATTACTAGTTTACATATCCTGGAATGGTTCTTTTTTTTGTTGAATAAATTTTTAAGATTTAAAAGCGTATGGTTTGAACTTGAAATAAAAAAGAGGCATAATGAAAATGCTTATGAAAGCGTTTACTTAATTGCTAGGAGGTAGGTTTTTTATGACAACTAAAATCGAAGCAAGTGTTGCAATGCTTAAGGTAATTGAATCATGGGGAGTAAACCATATTTATGGTTATCCAGGTGGATCAATTAATTCCACAATGAAAGCATTAGAGGAAGAGCAAGAAAATCTTCAATATATTCAAGTTCGACATGAACAAGTTGGCGCATTAGCAGCGGCAGCAGATGCTAAGCTAACAGGAAAAATTGGAGTTTGTTTTGGTTCAGCGGGCCCTGGGGCTGTTAATTTGTTAAATGGATTGTATGATGCTAGAGAAGATAAAGCTCCAGTATTAGCAATTGTTGGACAAGTTCCACATACTAGAATGAATTATGACTTTTTCCAAGAATTTAATGAAGCACCTATTTTTGATGATGTTTCTGTTTATAATCGAACTATCATGACTCCAGAAAGTCTACCATACATTATTGATAAAGCTATTCGAATGGCTTATAAAGAAAACGGAGTCGCAGTTGTTGTGATTCCTAACGATTTTGGTTATGTAGAAATTCCAGATTCAAAATATTCGACAGAAAAAACAAGAAACCAAGCACCAATTTTGCCATCTCCTGATCCTGAACTTGTTTCAGAAGCTTGGGATATGTTAAAAAATGCAAAGTATCCTGTTATTCACTTGGGACAGGGTGCTCGTGGTGCTACTGAGGTTTATGAAGAAATTTCTGAAAAACTACAAATCCCGATTGTTATTACTGGATTGGCAAAGGGTGTTATTCCCGACGATTTTGAGGGAAACATGGGTCCGTTCTACAGAGCTTCCTCCAAGGTTTCTGATGAATTAATAAAAAAGGCCGATGTACTTCTCTCGATTGGAGCTGATTTTCCTTTTGCTGGCGCAGTATTTAGCGATCGTCCGTTGAAGTATATTCAAGTTGATATTGATCAGGCTAAATTTGGACGCCATCATTCACTAGACTTAGGAATTTGGTCTGATGCAAAATTATTTGGACAAAAGCTATTGGAAGTCAGTGATTTAGTGGAGGCTCGTCCATTTTATAAAGCTGCTTTGGAAGCACAAAAAGATTGGAGAGCTTACTTGCAGAAAATGATGGATCGTACGGAAGAGCCGTTAGAATATGAGCAAGTATACAAAGAAATCAATCGAATTGCTGATGATGATGCTGTATTCTCGCTTGATGTAGGTGATAATACAATTAATAGTTTTAGATTCCTAGACATGAATCCTAAACAAAAAATTCTTACATCTGCATTATTTGCAACAAGGGGATGTGGTATTCCAGGTGCAATGGCTGCATCACTGAGTTATCCAGGGCGACAAGCCTTTAATATAGCTGGTGATGGTGCGTTTTCAATGGTTATGCAGGATATTATTACAGAAAAACGTTACAATTTGCCGATTATCAATATCGTTACTTCAAATCGCCATCTTAGTTTCATTAGATCTGAACAGGATGACGTGCCTCAAAATGAGTTTGGTGTTGATTTAACTGATGCTGATTATGCTAAAATTGCCGAAGGAATGGGAATCAAAGGAATTAAGGTTGATAAATTTAGTGATTTGCATAAGGCGTTTGATGAAGCTGTTACGGAGTACAAAGCAGGACGTCCTGTATTAATTGATTGCAACATTACCGATAAACGCGGGATCCCAGTGGAACTTGATTTGAATACTGATGGTTCAATTTATGAAGATCCTAAGTTCCTTGCAACTTATGATGCGAGTGAATTAAAACCTTTTGATGAGTATTTAGCAGAATATTCTGCAGATTAAAAATATGTAAAATTAAAAAGCGGAACAGATGTCAAAAGCATGAAATTGTTAGAAGTATTGATGATTTTCGATATTATCGTCATTACTAATACAATGTGCAAGACGCAAGTTCCGTTTTTTAACTACTTTACATTCTAAAAAAGTGAATAAAAAAACTGCAACCAAGCATAAGCTTATTGCAGTGTCAGTTAGCATTGTGTTAATGCTAACTGATGTTTTACATATATTGAAGTTCTTTTGAAGTGTGTGTGAACGGTTTGCAACCATCTTTTGTGATATGCACACAATCTTCAATTCGGACCCCGGCAACTTCAGGAATATAGATACCTGGTTCAATAGAGAAGCACATGCCTTCTTGAAGAACCATGTTATTACCTTCCATGATTGATGGAAATTCATGCTCGCCCATTCCCATACCATGACCTAAACGGTGAATAAAGTATTCACCATAGCCAGCTTTGGTAATAATATCACGAGCAATCTTATCAAGTGAGGCAGCCGTAATACCTGGTTTGGCAGCTGCTTGTGCGGTTAACTGTGCTTCTAGACAAACTTTATAGATATCTGCTTGTTTATCATTTAAAGCACCTAATGCTACAGTCCTAGATGCGTCACTGATGTATCCTTCATGAACAGTACCAAGATCAAATAAAATTAATTCGTTGTTTTGAATTTTGGTTGCTCCTGTTGCCCCATGTGGTTCGGCAGCGTGCGCGCCAGCCTGTATAAGGGTATCGAAACTCATGTTCATAACACCGCGCTTTTTGAGAGCATATTCAAGTTCAGCAGCAACATCGGCTTCAGATTTACCCGCTTGAATGGCCTTGAAACCAACTTCAAACGCATAGTCTGCTTCTCTGCCTGCTGCATCTAATTTAGCAATTTCATCATTGGTTTTAATCAAACGTAGTTGTTGAATTAATGGGGTAAGATCACTAGTAAATGTAGCGTCAGGAAACTGCCCTCTGATTAATTCAAATCTATCAACAGTGAGGTTGTCTTTTTCGATTCCCCACTTCACGGGGTTAGGATTAATTTGTTTTATATGTTCTGCAATTAAAGTAAATGGTTTTTCGTGATCTAAATAACCATAAACAGGGTGATTCCACCCAGTGTCCTTTATTGCTTCAACTTCAAGAGCTGGGGCAAAAAGAAATGGTTCGTGATCTGGAAAAACAAATAAGGCAAGAACACGTTCGATTGGATCACTGCCGAATCCTGTTAAATAGTGGATACTTTCAAAATCACTGATGTATGCAAGGTCAAGATGTTGCTCCGAGACCCATTTTTGAACTTCGTCAAGTTTAGACATTAAATCGCTTCCCTTTCAGTTTAGTGTCTAAATTATAGCACACAAGTTTGCTAATTTTTTGGAAGGGGTTGCAACATATTCTAAAATTTGTTAACGTATTCATTAGTCTGAAAACTTTATGAAAACAAATAATATCAATTATAAAGAGGTATTTTAAAATGGAAAAACAAACTATAACAATATACGATGTAGCGCGTGAAGCTGGTGTTTCAATGGCTACAGTTTCTCGAGTTGTCAATGGAAATCCAAACGTTAAACCTGATACAAGACAAAAAGTAAATGAAGTGATTGAGCGTTTAGATTATCATCCAAACGCTGTAGCTCGGGGGCTTGCTAGTAAAAAATCAACAACAATTGGTGTAATTCTACCCGATATTACAAATCCTTTTTTTGCGTCACTAGCTCGAGGAATTGATGATATTGCTGAAATGTACAAATAT is a window of Pediococcus claussenii ATCC BAA-344 DNA encoding:
- a CDS encoding XTP/dITP diphosphatase — translated: MKKSIIIASNNAGKVREFKNALTNFEIKSLGDIGIESEVKENGLTFEENARLKADAYSKLTGLPVIADDSGLQVDALNGRPGVFSARYAGDHNDAANNAKILTELGGLPSEKRKATFHTTLIFKTPDGEEVIANGDLKGRILSVPRGKNGFGYDPLFFVPTLGKSLAELTVDQKNKISHRALAIQELVPLLQKYQ
- a CDS encoding mechanosensitive ion channel family protein, coding for MFNLNLLAKFGPIQNQLNKINWKNIGDLLLTHLFQIIIITIIFLALNRIGKSILNKLLAQYRTINGGNARGDTIFTVAMNVFKYSIIFFYVYLILSNIGVPVSTLIAGAGIVSIAIGLGAQGLVSDLINGVSILLEGQLRVGDNVTMMTIEGTVTAIGLRSIQLLDADGTVHYIPNRSITTISNHSRGPQSTSVFFLIENLDSIEIAKTALRESLGHLHQTEEKIKSKPVILAPFYDDDSHSIGIKVSFKVSRGYQAAMQTMVLDKILQALREKQISVLSK
- a CDS encoding DUF948 domain-containing protein produces the protein MTGGGIAAIIAAVALLVLVLFIGLVLVNASKTLGEINKSLSVVTRDVDLISHEAEDIMANANDLLKDVNGKVATIDPLFQAIADLSESTSDLNNATRNLAGKVTSTGKSKNTGKVATAVSVGKSAVDMYRNRKEKKTQSK
- the spxB gene encoding pyruvate oxidase gives rise to the protein MTTKIEASVAMLKVIESWGVNHIYGYPGGSINSTMKALEEEQENLQYIQVRHEQVGALAAAADAKLTGKIGVCFGSAGPGAVNLLNGLYDAREDKAPVLAIVGQVPHTRMNYDFFQEFNEAPIFDDVSVYNRTIMTPESLPYIIDKAIRMAYKENGVAVVVIPNDFGYVEIPDSKYSTEKTRNQAPILPSPDPELVSEAWDMLKNAKYPVIHLGQGARGATEVYEEISEKLQIPIVITGLAKGVIPDDFEGNMGPFYRASSKVSDELIKKADVLLSIGADFPFAGAVFSDRPLKYIQVDIDQAKFGRHHSLDLGIWSDAKLFGQKLLEVSDLVEARPFYKAALEAQKDWRAYLQKMMDRTEEPLEYEQVYKEINRIADDDAVFSLDVGDNTINSFRFLDMNPKQKILTSALFATRGCGIPGAMAASLSYPGRQAFNIAGDGAFSMVMQDIITEKRYNLPIINIVTSNRHLSFIRSEQDDVPQNEFGVDLTDADYAKIAEGMGIKGIKVDKFSDLHKAFDEAVTEYKAGRPVLIDCNITDKRGIPVELDLNTDGSIYEDPKFLATYDASELKPFDEYLAEYSAD
- a CDS encoding M24 family metallopeptidase; translation: MSKLDEVQKWVSEQHLDLAYISDFESIHYLTGFGSDPIERVLALFVFPDHEPFLFAPALEVEAIKDTGWNHPVYGYLDHEKPFTLIAEHIKQINPNPVKWGIEKDNLTVDRFELIRGQFPDATFTSDLTPLIQQLRLIKTNDEIAKLDAAGREADYAFEVGFKAIQAGKSEADVAAELEYALKKRGVMNMSFDTLIQAGAHAAEPHGATGATKIQNNELILFDLGTVHEGYISDASRTVALGALNDKQADIYKVCLEAQLTAQAAAKPGITAASLDKIARDIITKAGYGEYFIHRLGHGMGMGEHEFPSIMEGNNMVLQEGMCFSIEPGIYIPEVAGVRIEDCVHITKDGCKPFTHTSKELQYM